The region AATGAATCTGAGCACGGATCCTATCCAGGCACCCAACAGGTGCACTTATTCAATGAGCCTTCTACCACTACGGGTTCGAGCCCAGCTCATGCTCTCCCCCTGGGTCTCTATATCCACATGGAAGCTGGGGAAAGATTACCAAGTGTACTGATTCATGATCCACTGTTTTGTTTCATTAGAAAGACATTGCGATGTATATTAGTGGAACTGTGCGTGACGGACAGGtggatatatttttgttttccagCCCAAATATACcagagcatctctgaatgcCAGTGGAATACAACACATCACTTCACTTAAGCAGTACTTCAGTGTACATTATGTCAGTACCAAGAATTAATTCTGTGTTTCATATATCCAACAGAAACTAGAGTATTTACATCTCATTAACAGGCTAACATATAAGAGCCTAAGAGCAGGCCACACaaacaacattaaacaatacattattataaaacGAAAGGTACCGTACACTAGATTAGCATTCACATGCAAGTAATACAGGTAGGACACATACTGTTGGATTCACTCATCAATGTTCATGTTGTGTTCACAGCTACATTGcaggctctctctctttcactctctctacctctgcAGAGACACCTCCTgaagtatataaaaacacaGGTCAAATAAACTCTCTCCTGAAGTACATACTACCAGACAACTGTATAGTGATTATAAGGCAGAGACATAAAAGAACATATATGCTCCTGGAAAATAACGAAATGCATGTATTGCTGGAAGAGTATGATATGCTATGTAGTACATTTGTGTCACATGGGCAAATGGACATAGACAGATGGTGAAGTAGTGGTATGCTAACTATTGTAATAGAAGCCTGCATGTTCAAcagcagtggcatttttttttatgagtggAAAGTATTTGAAAGTTAGCTGGTCCTGTTTGCCAGAATGGACGTGTTACATGTAGATCGTTATCACAACACTTACAGGCTTATTTTGGAAAgagatgatttaaaaaaataataaagtattgtatccaaatgaaataatttaaaggTTGCATTATTGATTCAATCAAATTTGACAGAGTTAATGCAGAGATATGTCAAAACTTTTATTATACTGGGATGCAGTGGTTGGACTTGAACataaaataaagcaattaaaataaagtCAACTGCTACtaatttaaaattaatttaTACATGGCTCTGAACAAAAAAGATAACTTTTTTACACATACTgtatagaaaataatgaaaGATCTATACACTTAgcaaaattatttgtattatcatgtttgatattttattattctatttttggaaaaacaaattcaccttcacttaaatacatttattcatgGGGAAACTCTGTAAATCCTGTTAAAATTATTTAACAAGAAAACCGCTAACAATTCCCTTTAGTACAAGGATGTATGAAAGCATATTTACATGTTTGCTTTAAGTTAGGATAACATTGTTATTTATAAATCCTTGGCTACTCTGTGAAGTTTCTTGCAGTGCTCAGGCATTCTCCTCACCCCTGAGGACTCTTCATATTTTATAGAATCCAGTCAACATCAAAGCATTGTTCTTTACATGACTGATAGACAGTTATTGTCCTTGGGATGTACACAAGGTCCATTCCTGCTTTATCACGTCATCCAACACTATCATCCCTTGTTTTAAAGTAGTGGTTGTTAGGAAAAGCTAACTACTATGTAGACGACAACGCTGAGACGTGATATTTAAAAGGTATACTAGAGTGGAGACAGAGCCAATGTTTCAATAGGTTATTCCATAGTAGAGAGAGCATAACCAGTCCTCATGTCGGCGAACACTGTCCCTCCATGGTGCTGGGGCCACAGAGGCCAGCTGAGATAATACAATAGTTCTGTATCATGTAGTGTGCCGTAACATCCTGTGTCTCTGTGCCGTGCCACTGTAAACATGGGTGCCCACGCAGCCTACCCCTCGACCATGGCGGCATGTTGCCCTGGTTTCCAGTTAAGATTCTGACAAAGTCCGTTTGGAAAGAGTCTTCATCTCTGTATGTGGGAGAGGAGGTTCTGAAGGGGTCAGAAGACAGGGTATGTGGGTTGGGGGTCAGAGAGGATCATGGGATTTAGGGGGGGAAAGGTCAGACACTGCGGGGAGCTCTCTCCAGTTCATGGGTCCTGCGGTTTCGGCCCTTCTGCCTCTCCTGCAGGTGTTTCCACTTGGCAGCCAGCCCGTGGGTGTGCACATGGGTGTGAGCATGTACAAATCCCTGCTGCTGATGCTGTTGTGGCTGCTGGGTTTGCTGGACCTGCTGGGTTTGCTGGACCTGCGGGGTTTGCTGGACCTGCTGAGTTTGCTGGACCTGCTGGGTTTGCTGTGCTTTCTGCCTCTTCtgcttcctctccctcttccacaCCTGCTCACAGAACTCATCCACGCTGTTCAGGGTCGGGTGGTTTACTAACGACAGGAAGTCACGGTACCAAAGCTTCTGATTGGGTGATTCCCGAACCGGGGGCGTGTCTCGGCCGGTGCCGCGCGTGGCAGTGATGTGTGTGATGGCTTCGTCGTCACGGCGAATCAGACCATCGAGGCGATCCGTGTCAATGACCTCCAGCGTGACTTTAAGGAGCGTCTGCATAAAGCCGTGCTCTACCGCCTGGCACACATACGTCCCAGAATCCTTCTTGTTCAAAGTGCGAATTAAAAGACCCTGCTCCGTACGTACAAAACGATCTTCTGCTTTGATCTGCACAGAAAAGGAACATTCATGGATTAACAACACGTATCATGTACATGTGCAGAATAATATCCGAGTTCATTTAAGATCTACAGTAGTGTGCAGTCATTTGAATAATGCCATGGATCAATGCAGAGTACAAACACTTTGATGGCCACATAGTTAGGCGTAGAATTTGTGTATGTAGGTTTCATACATCTTGTGTTCCATCCTCGTTAGGTAGTAGGTACTGCCAGTAGATCAGTGCTCTCTGGGACTTGGGGCTACACTCCAGGAACGTAGTGCTGTTCTCCACTCCATACACCGTCTTATCCAGTACCGTGGCCTGACCATTCAGGTCATctaccaagacacacacacacacagatcatgCTGTGAACACAACATGAACTCGGCACCAGTATAACGTGAAGGGAAGATTCTCTCCTTCAACACATACCATGATGCTGCAGGTCTGAACACTGGGTTAGAGGGTCTCCATTCCTGATGTCCTGCCTCCTTGTCCtcctgcaaaaacacacacgtcaacagccAGTTGGTGAGTGTGCACGTACGCGCGCACGTTTGTGGTTTTGGAAATGTGCCGTGCTGGTGGTTGAGAGCCAGCCAGGCAGATAAACTAACTAACACCAGTAAGCTTCATACCACTGGAGACCACAGGCTTAGCTTTAATTACAGGGTGCCTGTAACTGAAGCATTCAGacctaatcaatcaatcatgcAGAAGGTCTGCAACACAGCCTGACCCACAGTCACTTATGCAGGGGTGAAGAGGGATTCCAAACACACAACCCGTCTATAAGAATAGAAGTTACGCATCGCACATAATGACTTAAATAAACAATGGAAAATCCATGCGTGTGAGTGCATGACCAAGTTTCCTCTTTCTGGTGTCTGCCCTTCCCCACCAGGCTTTTTCCTCTGCGTGTATGAGAGTAATGGAGTCTCAAAGAAACACAACACCTTCAGCCTATAGAGCTCAAATCAATAACTCAATGGAGAGTGCGTGGGTGGCTAGAGTGcagaactcacacacacacacaaacgcaccaacacaaacacaccaacacaaacacacccacacaaaaacacaaacacacctcctgTAAACAGCTAGAAGCCCTAACCTGATATTTCACCCTTCATTTAACCAGACAATGTCAGTCTGCAGATATGACTGACACTGGTTCTTGCAGTAAACTCAGTTCGGGTTATGGGTCTCTTTCACAGGGAGAAATGTGACCTGGTGTCCTGCAGGGCATTCTGGCTCCAGCACAATGCCTGCTCTATTCATCAGACCTACCTCCACAGAAACACGGTTAGCTGACACATGTCCTTAATCTACGGATATGAACAACCCCTGTGATCTAATTTTCGTTACATAATGTATTCAGTATGTACCTTctttaaatcagaaaaacatTGCTTGAACATTCACTAtggtatgagtgtgtgtgtacctcttgGCCATGGGGAAGTATCGTGAGCACTCTGTCCCATCCCAGGCGCAGTAAGGGTCTCTGGCCAAACAACACTCGGCACAGGCCTTCCCATACACCTCACAGCGATGTAAAGGCATCTGGGATACACCCAGCTCTGAGCCCAGGTACAACTGTTGCTGTGGAAACAGAGGAAACATTCTAAATAACTGATCCTATGTGTGCAGTATCCGTCTGTTTGATAATGAAGAACCTGATACTATATTTACAGTTAAGGAAATACCACAGGATAATATAACAGATTTAAGGCTCCTCCTActgcaaattatgtttttaaatagcTCCAATCCCTCATAATTATagaaagactgaaaaaaaaaactggactGCAAAGATTTTTCTTTTCGACAAATATAGTCTAAAAGTTTGGATTTGATATTGAtcgttttttccccccagtctcACTATAATTAAGATTGGCTGGAGGTGTTTCGGACGTAAATGTCCACCACAGAAGTATTTTTGAATTCATTGGTTGATGGAGGCTGCTGTGTGATCTGAAAATGAATGGAGTAGTGATTTGTAGCACTTGGTCATTTTTGTTCAATAGAGCGATTGGACTTGCCATATCAATGTTCGTATTGGCCACCCATCGCAGGATATTCAGATTGACTCGTTTTCTTTAGCTTTGTATAGACTACACCATGTTTGCACCCCAGGCTTTTCATAATGAGAGCGCTTTCAGTTTTTACAGATTGTCTGGATATCCTTAACCAGATAGCCTTTTTGAGATTACTAAACAATCTCTTCATCTGATTATTCCGCATTACAAAGCTGGACATTGCCATGAATTATGCATACTGTGGcttacaaccaggaaatgtagCCAGTTTCCACCCGAAATGCAGAAATGGTTGTATTTGCTCCACATATTCACATATTCAAAATCTGCTGCAcaaattcaaaaatgttgacCCGTTTGATATGCTAATACCTTAAAATAGAGGTAAACGGACCAGGAGCGACATTTGCCTTTCATGTTGAATAAcaggatttttggccactggttgtaaaactAGATCTGTTGAGTTAAAACGCGTCCCAAAAACGGTCGTACTATGTCATGGATATGGGGATATATGCCGAATGTCATCAGGTCCACTTGCTGTCCAACTGTGAACatatggctaactgaggtatgatagtgattccaCTTATAGATCATGCACATATAAAGAACATGGCATGGCACAACAAGCCCAATATGAGAGGtttaacatttacatatatatataatttagtcTTTAGGTGTGTTTAAGCGATGCCCAACGAGTTTGAAACAATTTGcttgtaatttagcagacaaaATGTTTACGCACTCTTCAGTAATTCGCTTATATTGTTGGCAGTTACAGTGTACCAACACAAatattgcacaatattttgCAGATGGGTTGCAACACTTAAACGCTCTCCATTCTGTAACCTGACCAAAGTCCTGGAAGCCactattgtttttttactttgcacCATATCCTCAACAGCTCTGATGGTGAAGTCTGACACACCTACAATATAAAGTACATTGTTCTTCATTATGTTGAGCATTCTTCAGTTATCCAGCGTAGAGATCTGCCTTTTCCTACGAAGCTATGTGCTGAGCTCACTGGTACTTTCATTGTAATAAAGTTTCAAACTTCTTGTTGGTAAAGGGCAGTTCAcaatttatgtaattaattgcAAAATATGAGAGGGTTATGattttataaacacatttctcaAGGGgagggtttttatttttctgttgctgATAACCTCATTATGTGGCTGATCCTATATGCATCCTCAATTTGCAAATGTTTGCTTATGTGTGAGCAACATTTCAGATTGCAGATTTAAGTGTGACTGTTGCTGCATGTGGTATGAGTGAGAAGTGTGTCTCTATCCAGGCCGTGGGGGGGATCAGAGGAGAAAGTAAAGCCTGTCATTGGCCCCCCACATATCATTTTTGCACCCCCAGTTGTGTTTGTCCATAAACTCCACTGGTCCTTACTGTGTGCCAAGCATATTGCATAATGCGAAAGGCACACTTTAGCTTAAGTGTCTGGGAAAAAAGCTTCCTCTGCTGCATAATTATTCGACCTCTACGGCTTCTGCCCACATGGCGTGATGTAGCCCATGCCATTTCGCGGGCCAAAACGAgggcttgtgtgtttgtgctaatTCCAGCTATCAAGTTGCAtgccaaatgaacaaaatagaGGAAATAAAACTGTGGTAGAGGTTTGTAACTGACGGGAGAAAGGCGACTATGTGGAAAGGTTTTTTGTGAAGCTGAGAATCCTGCGGATGAAAGGGTGATATTTGACAGAACCATTTACACTGGACGTCATATTCCTTTACAACTCCTTTGTAGTGTTATCACTGTAATGCCATGATTATCACAAGGGCATACCCATTAAAACATGAGTACTTTTGTTGAACTCAGCAAAGTTTGTATATAACCATTATTGCCAACGCTCAGTGGGTGTTTGGACCAGAGTGGCAGGCAGAAGAGTTAGCCTGCTGTGAAAAGTAGGCTTAAGACTGAGTTATATTAACCTACTAGTTGAAGCCTCCCTAAATAGGCTAATTGATTGGTTTGAAGAGTAAtataatatgtatgtgtgtttatatccTGACAAGGCTTTGTTTTGGATAGACTTGGTTATGAATGAGCGTTTGTGGACAACGTTGTGGAAACTGAGAATAATAACTGTGTTTTGGAAATGACTGAGGGCAGCACTAAACAGCCTTCAACTGCCAAGAGGTTTTGAATCCCAGAGCCGAACAGTCATCAGAACGCATCACTTTGTCTCCTGTACGCCACCCTGCAAATTCCATGCAAATACCATCCATTCCAGTACCTAAAAGTTCACCCCCTTTTGCCCTTATTGTTTGTCTTGGCATCTCGCAATTTACAAACTAAACAATagattttattaatttattgggTATAGGTGAGTTTCTCTTGATTTCATTCCAAGTGGTCAGGTAGGTTCACGTGAACTTTTTATTTGGCTTAAGGGAGGATAATTTATATTCATTTTAGAGAAATTCAAATTTTTAGGTATTCCTAGGATTTTTTTCAGATTATTCAGCCTGATAAGTACTTTCTTCATTTTTACTTTCACCTCGTTTTTTCTAGAAACTGCAATATCTTATCAGTGTAGCTGGCCCTGCGTGTTACAATGATCATGTATCATTGTTTAACGGGTGGATctgtgtgccagaggctgttaGCTGACCCCTTTGTTTTCCTTAGTCATATCCATTCCTTTTCTGCCCTGTTCACATCAGGAGGAACATGATCAGCGTCCGTTACCTGTTTCGTAGACAGCTCCATCGCCATAATAGCAGTTGGCTCCTATGACAAAAAATACACATCAAATGTTACAAAATTCGATCTTAAACATCCCTTAGCTGTAATATGTTGTACTAGTTTTCcatattgttgtattgtggGGTGTCGGTAGGTGTACCCTGAACACTGTCATCTCCTCTAGTAGAACCTcctccaggtcctgccatgaaCCTCTGGGGACTGACACCACCTTCAGCACGGTACCCAtatctacaacacacacacattacaatgtTGTTAATGcaatgtcagtctgtgtgtgtgtgtgtgtgtgcgcatttgtgtctctgtgtgtgtgtgtgtgtgtgtgtgtgtgtgtacctgtgccTATGAACATAACGTCGTACTGTCCGTCCTCTGCCTCCACTCTGTCGACCACTATCTGTGTGAACTGGTAGTCCGTGTCGGTCTTGATTATGATTGGTCGGTTGTTGATGGGGTAGACAGGGTTAAACATCGCCGGGTGACCTCTGGCAAATGTTATGACGTCATCAGGCAAATCCTTTGTCGAGCCGAAACCTCCGAAGGTCTGGCTGGGGCACTGTGGATTCACACGACTCCATTTTCAGCGTGGAGGCCTACAGTCATGTGCCGTGTCAATGTTAATACTGTGTAAGGGTGGATTGAAGCCCCTTGTCATGCCCTCACCGTGCCAGGCCGTGGATATGGTACCCGTCCCTGAAATGGAACCCACTGGTAGGTGGGGCCGTCTCTGTGGGCGTAGGGACCCAGAAACACCCTTCTGATGTCTGCCATGCTGTACAGGCACACTGCTGAACCCTTGAAAATGTTACTGATtcaggggaagagagagagacagagggagtttCATCAGTTGCAGATGTCTTCCGCAAGGATCCACCCTTTCCAATGGGATTTCAGACGTGATTGACAGCTGTACCTACCTGGATGTAGTAAACACTGCGTAGATGAGGGGGTTCTTAAGATCCTTTGAGCTTATCAGAAACACGTCCTCTGACAACAACAAACATTGAATAGGATAGCATTAGACATAACCACACCATGTCTAAAACCAAGAAAAGGAACAACCCGCAATAACATGCAACACAATGGGCAATGTAAAGACCTACGTAGTTCATCGAAGTGCGTGTCTATGCCATTAAGTCCTGGTACAGAACAGAGCAGCCTGGCCTTCAGGAAGGTGGTCCATTTATTCACTAAACTCCTGTGGCCTCCGAAATCATTCTGACAGAGGAGACACAGCAGAGTCCACAATGAACCTCTCAAACTCTCAACCTAAAAACAAAACTACAACGGGAGCCACATTTCATTGTGCAAGTGACACTTGAAAAGACAACAACaatgacgattccagctgccactccgctgaccattcccccccccccccccccccccccatttgtccctgtccttgtccatctggccATGCTGCTGACTCTGGACAgcgcccacatgcatttattaattattaaaatttttgctcttaaaatgttcccccggcacagccagaaggggACTGGCCACctctcagagcctggttcctctctaggtgtcTTCCTAAGTTTCGGCCCTTTTTAAGGAGTTTTTTCGatccactgtgcatcaaccctgttgttgcttgctctttggggtttcaggctgggtgtttggtAAAAACACTTTGCGACAACTGCATAATGTAAATagggctttttaaataaaatgtatttgactgattgattaatgaATCTGCTCTACAGATGTGTTTTTATGCTttatcaaaacaaaatgtaattgagtCTGGCTATGCATGTGTCTACTTTTTCTGCTCACATTTACTGAATACTGTCTCACAGGGGAAGAATAAATAAATCCAGATTTACAGTGATTTATGATAGTCTGGCAAGGCTGATGCCCCAAATATGCTGTGTCTATATTGATATAGTATCCTGTATAATGAATAGATTGTGTTGAGAAGAGCAGATTGTTCACATACTTACAGATGTAAGTGTGTGTACACTACAGGGTTGCTGATGAGACATTGGTCTTTGCCAATACCAGCCACTATCCTAACAGTGCTACCATTGTTATTTACTCGTTCTCTCTGGCTTCAGTGTGAAAACACCTCTCCCTCTCAGGTCCACAGTGAGAAGGGAACAGCACCAAACACAACAAACCTAAAAATATCCTAAGAGCAGCTGGCTGTGAAAGCATCCATTATGGAAAACAGTGTTGGAGATGCAGGGATCTGATTCAGACTGAGAtgactgttgttttgtgtgagTGGCTGTGTTCTGAATGTGCACCAGATCTCTAACAGTATGTACCTTGCAGAGCTGTCCGATGCGTGCGAGGGTTGCCTTCCCTGAATGTTCCCCGTCCATAGCGTTCTCTCTGAAGAACAGGTATACCTTGTCATCCTCTGGGTTGTCACTCTCTGGGATCACATGAACACTCACAAACCTGGGgtctacacacaaacattaactAAGTTAAATTACAGTGACCGTTCaataaaacactattttaagTCTCTTtagtttctgtgttttttctgtccatcttttcagtttttctttttggtttCAGTTTCTGCATGtcttctcttctgtctgtctttc is a window of Esox lucius isolate fEsoLuc1 chromosome 19, fEsoLuc1.pri, whole genome shotgun sequence DNA encoding:
- the sema3ab gene encoding semaphorin-3ab isoform X2, yielding MASLWGTVVLLCGVVLSASQQTKSNVPRLKLSYKEMLESNNLVTFEGLPNSSAYYTFLLDEEKGRLVVGAKDHIFSFNLVNISRDLDQIPWLASTSRIDECKWAGKDLVRECANFIKVLQPFNQTHLYACGTGAFHPVCAYLEVGRKTEDSVFRLESQIENGRGKSPYDPKLLTASLLIDGELYSGTSADFMGRDFAIFRTLGQHHPIRTEQHDSRWLNDPRFVSVHVIPESDNPEDDKVYLFFRENAMDGEHSGKATLARIGQLCKNDFGGHRSLVNKWTTFLKARLLCSVPGLNGIDTHFDELQDVFLISSKDLKNPLIYAVFTTSSNIFKGSAVCLYSMADIRRVFLGPYAHRDGPTYQWVPFQGRVPYPRPGTCPSQTFGGFGSTKDLPDDVITFARGHPAMFNPVYPINNRPIIIKTDTDYQFTQIVVDRVEAEDGQYDVMFIGTDMGTVLKVVSVPRGSWQDLEEVLLEEMTVFREPTAIMAMELSTKQLYLGSELGVSQMPLHRCEVYGKACAECCLARDPYCAWDGTECSRYFPMAKRRTRRQDIRNGDPLTQCSDLQHHDDLNGQATVLDKTVYGVENSTTFLECSPKSQRALIYWQYLLPNEDGTQDIKAEDRFVRTEQGLLIRTLNKKDSGTYVCQAVEHGFMQTLLKVTLEVIDTDRLDGLIRRDDEAITHITATRGTGRDTPPVRESPNQKLWYRDFLSLVNHPTLNSVDEFCEQVWKRERKQKRQKAQQTQQVQQTQQVQQTPQVQQTQQVQQTQQPQQHQQQGFVHAHTHVHTHGLAAKWKHLQERQKGRNRRTHELERAPRSV
- the sema3ab gene encoding semaphorin-3ab isoform X1 encodes the protein MASLWGTVVLLCGVVLSASQQTKSNVPRLKLSYKEMLESNNLVTFEGLPNSSAYYTFLLDEEKGRLVVGAKDHIFSFNLVNISRDLDQIPWLASTSRIDECKWAGKDLVRECANFIKVLQPFNQTHLYACGTGAFHPVCAYLEVGRKTEDSVFRLESQIENGRGKSPYDPKLLTASLLIDGELYSGTSADFMGRDFAIFRTLGQHHPIRTEQHDSRWLNDPRFVSVHVIPESDNPEDDKVYLFFRENAMDGEHSGKATLARIGQLCKNDFGGHRSLVNKWTTFLKARLLCSVPGLNGIDTHFDELQDVFLISSKDLKNPLIYAVFTTSSNIFKGSAVCLYSMADIRRVFLGPYAHRDGPTYQWVPFQGRVPYPRPGTCPSQTFGGFGSTKDLPDDVITFARGHPAMFNPVYPINNRPIIIKTDTDYQFTQIVVDRVEAEDGQYDVMFIGTDMGTVLKVVSVPRGSWQDLEEVLLEEMTVFREPTAIMAMELSTKQQQLYLGSELGVSQMPLHRCEVYGKACAECCLARDPYCAWDGTECSRYFPMAKRRTRRQDIRNGDPLTQCSDLQHHDDLNGQATVLDKTVYGVENSTTFLECSPKSQRALIYWQYLLPNEDGTQDIKAEDRFVRTEQGLLIRTLNKKDSGTYVCQAVEHGFMQTLLKVTLEVIDTDRLDGLIRRDDEAITHITATRGTGRDTPPVRESPNQKLWYRDFLSLVNHPTLNSVDEFCEQVWKRERKQKRQKAQQTQQVQQTQQVQQTPQVQQTQQVQQTQQPQQHQQQGFVHAHTHVHTHGLAAKWKHLQERQKGRNRRTHELERAPRSV